Proteins encoded within one genomic window of Bradyrhizobium sp. CB1717:
- a CDS encoding dipeptide ABC transporter ATP-binding protein, with the protein MALLEVEGLVKHFVAERSLFGRALAHVKAVDGVSFSLDAGKTLALVGESGCGKSTVSRLVLRLIEPDAGTVRFDGRDLLSLDADALRRFRREAQIIFQDPYASLNPRMTVGQILTEPLALHDLVPAARRPERVAEILRLVGLEPRLARRYPHEFSGGQRQRIAIARALAVEPKLIICDEPVSALDVSIRSQILNLLRALQDRLGLAYIFVSHDLAVVKHIADHVAVMNLGQIVETAEADALFAAPRHPYSRALLSAIPVPKPRAKRSRIVLQGEIPSALNPPPGCRFHTRCPYVVERCRTEMPQLVSDGIGHATACHRTSELPSSAAIVPMDGGFSPVLEKLVAAFSGGPEAARGGGVSSLGPAPT; encoded by the coding sequence ATGGCGCTGCTCGAAGTCGAGGGCCTGGTCAAGCATTTCGTCGCCGAGCGCTCGCTGTTCGGCCGGGCGCTTGCGCATGTCAAAGCGGTCGATGGCGTGTCTTTCTCGCTGGACGCCGGCAAGACGCTGGCGCTGGTCGGCGAATCCGGCTGCGGCAAGTCCACCGTCAGCCGCCTGGTGCTGCGGCTGATCGAGCCGGATGCCGGCACGGTGCGCTTCGACGGCCGCGATCTCCTCTCCCTCGACGCCGACGCGCTGCGAAGATTCCGCCGCGAGGCGCAGATCATCTTCCAGGACCCTTACGCCTCGCTCAATCCGCGCATGACGGTCGGCCAGATCCTGACCGAGCCGCTGGCGCTGCACGATCTCGTTCCGGCGGCGCGGCGGCCCGAACGCGTCGCGGAGATCCTGCGGCTGGTCGGGCTGGAGCCGCGCCTCGCCCGGCGCTATCCGCACGAGTTCTCCGGCGGCCAGCGCCAGCGCATCGCCATCGCCCGCGCGCTCGCGGTCGAACCGAAGCTGATCATCTGCGACGAGCCGGTCTCGGCGCTCGACGTCTCGATCCGCTCGCAGATTCTCAACCTGCTGCGCGCGCTCCAGGACCGCCTCGGCCTCGCCTATATCTTCGTCTCGCACGATCTCGCCGTGGTCAAGCACATCGCCGACCATGTCGCGGTGATGAACCTCGGCCAGATCGTTGAGACCGCGGAGGCCGACGCGCTGTTCGCCGCGCCGCGCCATCCCTATAGCCGCGCACTGTTGTCCGCGATCCCCGTGCCCAAACCGCGGGCAAAGCGCAGCCGGATTGTGCTGCAGGGAGAGATCCCCAGCGCCCTCAATCCGCCGCCGGGATGCCGCTTCCACACCCGCTGCCCCTATGTGGTCGAGCGTTGCCGCACTGAAATGCCGCAGCTCGTCTCGGATGGCATCGGACATGCAACGGCCTGCCACCGAACGTCGGAACTGCCGTCCTCGGCGGCGATCGTTCCCATGGATGGCGGCTTCTCGCCGGTGCTGGAAAAATTGGTCGCAGCCTTCAGCGGCGGGCCGGAAGCAGCACGCGGCGGCGGGGTTAGTTCATTGGGGCCGGCCCCCACATAG
- a CDS encoding gamma-glutamyltransferase family protein, producing the protein MASNVNPDPFTTRPEIEGTFGVVASTHWIATAVGMAILEKGGNAFDAGVATAFTLQVVEPHLNGPGGDVPIIVHDVKRGRTEVICGQGPAPARATIAHYKSEGLDMVPGTGLLAACVPGTFESWMMLLRDYGTMRVRDVLEPAISYARDGYPLVERACATIQTVEQLFRKHWPTSAAVYLPNGEVPKPGILFTNKTLAATYARILNEAESGGDGRDAEIERARKAWSQGFVAEAIDRFCRTQEVMDVSGSPHRGVLSADDMARWQPTVEAPLTYDYGRYTVCKAGVWSQGPVTLQQLALLKGFALDGLDPTGPEFIHLQIECAKLAFADREKFYGDPKFSEIPIATLLSDAYNDERRKLVTEKASLDLRPGAVEGFGGVVKLRRAEGQREAVGALGAGEPTVGRFGEVRGDTVHFDIIDKTGNMVSSTPSGGWLQSSPVIPELGFCLGSRAQMFDLEENQPGSLAPGKRPRTTLSPTMALCDGEPYLAWGSPGGDQQDQWITQFFLRHVHCNLNLQEAIDAPAWHSEHFPISFWPRTARPGVLVVENRVPKATIENLRERGHIVEVGPDWSEGRLTAASRVGVRRRAAANPRGMQGYAAGR; encoded by the coding sequence ATGGCCAGCAACGTCAATCCCGATCCCTTCACCACGCGCCCCGAGATCGAGGGCACGTTCGGCGTCGTCGCCTCGACGCACTGGATCGCGACCGCCGTCGGCATGGCCATCCTCGAAAAGGGCGGCAACGCCTTCGACGCCGGCGTCGCCACCGCCTTCACGCTCCAGGTGGTCGAGCCGCATCTGAACGGCCCCGGCGGGGACGTCCCCATTATCGTCCATGACGTCAAGCGCGGCCGCACCGAAGTGATCTGCGGCCAGGGCCCGGCTCCGGCCCGCGCCACCATCGCGCATTACAAGAGCGAAGGCCTCGACATGGTGCCCGGCACCGGCCTGCTCGCCGCCTGCGTCCCCGGCACGTTCGAATCCTGGATGATGCTGCTGCGTGACTACGGCACGATGCGCGTGCGCGACGTGCTGGAACCCGCGATCTCCTACGCCCGCGACGGCTATCCGCTGGTCGAACGCGCCTGCGCCACCATCCAGACCGTCGAGCAGCTGTTCCGCAAGCACTGGCCGACATCGGCCGCGGTCTATCTTCCGAACGGTGAAGTGCCGAAACCCGGCATCCTCTTCACCAACAAGACGCTGGCTGCGACCTACGCCCGGATTCTGAACGAGGCCGAGAGCGGTGGCGATGGCCGCGATGCCGAAATCGAGCGCGCGCGAAAAGCCTGGTCGCAAGGTTTCGTCGCGGAAGCCATCGACAGGTTCTGCCGCACCCAGGAAGTGATGGACGTCAGCGGCTCGCCGCATCGCGGCGTGCTCTCCGCCGACGACATGGCGCGCTGGCAGCCGACGGTCGAGGCGCCGCTGACCTACGACTACGGCCGCTACACCGTCTGCAAGGCCGGCGTCTGGAGCCAGGGTCCGGTGACGCTGCAGCAGCTCGCGCTGCTGAAGGGCTTTGCGCTCGATGGGCTCGACCCGACCGGGCCCGAGTTCATCCATCTCCAGATCGAATGCGCCAAGCTCGCCTTCGCCGACCGCGAAAAATTCTACGGCGATCCCAAATTCAGCGAGATCCCGATCGCGACGCTGCTGTCGGATGCCTATAACGACGAGCGCCGCAAGCTGGTCACCGAGAAGGCTTCGCTCGATCTCCGGCCCGGCGCGGTCGAGGGCTTCGGCGGCGTGGTCAAGCTGCGCCGCGCTGAGGGCCAACGCGAGGCCGTTGGCGCGCTCGGCGCCGGTGAACCAACCGTGGGGCGCTTCGGCGAGGTGCGCGGCGACACCGTGCACTTCGACATCATCGACAAGACTGGCAACATGGTGTCCTCGACGCCTTCAGGGGGCTGGCTGCAATCCTCGCCTGTCATCCCTGAGCTGGGCTTCTGCCTCGGCAGCCGCGCACAAATGTTCGATTTGGAGGAGAACCAACCGGGCTCGCTCGCGCCGGGCAAGCGGCCGCGCACGACGCTGTCGCCGACCATGGCGCTGTGCGACGGCGAGCCTTATCTCGCCTGGGGCTCGCCCGGCGGCGACCAGCAGGATCAGTGGATCACGCAGTTCTTCCTGCGCCACGTCCATTGCAATCTCAATCTCCAGGAGGCGATCGACGCGCCGGCTTGGCATTCCGAGCATTTCCCGATCTCATTCTGGCCGCGCACCGCGCGGCCAGGCGTGCTCGTGGTCGAGAACCGCGTGCCGAAGGCGACGATCGAGAATTTGCGCGAACGCGGGCATATCGTGGAGGTCGGCCCCGATTGGTCCGAGGGACGCCTTACCGCGGCCTCGCGTGTCGGGGTACGCCGCCGCGCCGCCGCCAATCCGCGCGGCATGCAGGGCTACGCCGCGGGACGCTGA
- a CDS encoding ABC transporter ATP-binding protein — MSASPLIEISDLRIRFHGDDGRVTHAVDSVDLSVANGATLGLVGESGCGKSVTSLAIMGLLPKQSAEISGAIRFDGFDLLKTPDQTLRDLRGNRLAMIFQEPMTSLNPSFTIGDQIIETILRHRGGSRKSARERAIELLRRVHIPSPERRIDEYPHKLSGGMRQRVMIAMALACDPRLLIADEPTTALDVTLQAQILELMRELKAASGAAIILITHDLGVVAEVCDEVAVMYAGEIVERAPVDELFSAPQHPYTVGLLGSIPRLDHRAEQLATIEGMVPNMAQPPAGCRFAARCPFVLDTCTKAPPPLVEASAGHLSRCIRAPLELLVS; from the coding sequence ATGAGCGCGAGCCCCCTCATCGAGATCAGCGATCTGCGCATCCGCTTTCATGGTGACGATGGCCGCGTCACCCACGCCGTCGACAGCGTCGATCTCAGCGTCGCAAACGGCGCGACGCTCGGCCTCGTCGGCGAATCCGGCTGCGGCAAGAGCGTGACGTCGCTGGCGATCATGGGCCTGCTGCCGAAGCAGAGCGCGGAGATATCAGGCGCGATCCGCTTCGACGGTTTTGACCTGCTGAAGACCCCGGACCAGACGTTGCGCGATCTGCGTGGCAACCGGCTGGCGATGATCTTCCAGGAGCCGATGACCTCGCTCAACCCGAGCTTTACCATCGGCGACCAGATCATCGAGACGATCCTGCGTCACCGTGGCGGCTCGCGGAAGAGCGCGCGCGAGCGGGCGATCGAGCTGCTGCGCCGCGTCCACATCCCCTCGCCCGAGCGGCGCATCGACGAATATCCGCACAAACTCTCCGGCGGCATGCGCCAGCGCGTGATGATCGCGATGGCGCTCGCCTGCGATCCGCGGCTCCTGATCGCGGACGAGCCGACCACCGCGCTCGACGTCACCTTGCAAGCTCAGATCCTGGAGCTGATGCGCGAGCTGAAGGCCGCGAGCGGCGCCGCGATTATCCTGATCACCCACGATCTCGGTGTCGTTGCCGAGGTCTGCGACGAGGTCGCGGTGATGTATGCCGGCGAGATCGTCGAACGCGCGCCGGTGGATGAGCTGTTCTCCGCGCCGCAGCATCCCTACACCGTCGGCCTGCTCGGCTCGATCCCGCGGCTCGACCACCGCGCCGAGCAGCTGGCGACGATCGAAGGCATGGTCCCGAACATGGCACAGCCGCCCGCCGGCTGCCGCTTCGCCGCGCGCTGTCCCTTCGTGCTGGATACCTGCACCAAGGCGCCGCCGCCGCTGGTGGAAGCCAGCGCCGGTCACCTCTCGCGCTGCATCCGCGCGCCGCTCGAACTGCTGGTGTCGTGA
- a CDS encoding response regulator → MTATILFVDDEPDLEALILQKFRRQIRDGQFALMFARDGLEALESLEQNPHVDMVVSDINMPRMDGLSLLAKLQEAEDKKSIIIVSAYGDMSNIRTAMNRGAFDFLTKPIDFADLETTIQKTIRHVEMLRDVRRRQMEAERAHASLSRFFSPEIARRLAADVEGDGMEVQWRDVATLFTDITGFTSLVESAPPQTLGQLLNEYVGGMTEIVFAHEGTVAKIIGDAIQVLFNAPGDQPDYATRAVACAHALDAWAENFSACWRAKGVNFGTTRIGAHAGPALVGNFGGNRFFDYTAYGDSINIAARLEAANKHLGTRICVSANVAKAAENFQGRPVGELMLRGRSEPLRAFEPLLPDKFEAPETAIYSEAFAKMEAGDAAAMPAFASLVGMRADDPLAGFHLKRLLNGAKGIRMQLE, encoded by the coding sequence ATGACTGCGACCATCCTCTTCGTCGACGACGAGCCGGACCTCGAAGCGCTGATCCTGCAGAAGTTCCGCAGGCAGATTCGCGATGGCCAGTTCGCCCTGATGTTCGCCCGCGACGGCCTCGAGGCACTGGAGTCGCTGGAGCAGAATCCGCATGTCGACATGGTGGTCTCCGACATCAACATGCCGCGGATGGACGGGCTGTCGCTGCTGGCGAAGCTCCAGGAGGCCGAGGACAAGAAGTCGATCATCATCGTCTCGGCCTATGGCGATATGAGCAACATCCGTACCGCCATGAACCGCGGTGCATTCGACTTCCTGACCAAGCCGATCGACTTCGCCGACTTGGAAACCACGATCCAGAAGACCATCCGCCATGTGGAGATGCTGCGCGACGTGCGGCGGCGCCAGATGGAAGCCGAGCGCGCCCATGCCTCGCTGTCGCGCTTCTTCTCACCGGAGATCGCAAGACGCCTGGCGGCGGATGTCGAAGGCGACGGCATGGAGGTGCAGTGGCGCGATGTCGCCACCCTCTTCACCGACATCACCGGCTTCACCTCGCTGGTCGAGAGCGCGCCTCCGCAGACACTCGGTCAGCTCCTCAACGAATATGTCGGCGGGATGACCGAGATCGTGTTCGCGCATGAGGGGACGGTCGCCAAGATCATCGGCGATGCGATCCAGGTGCTGTTCAATGCCCCCGGCGATCAGCCGGATTATGCGACGCGTGCGGTCGCCTGCGCGCATGCTCTCGACGCCTGGGCGGAGAATTTTTCTGCGTGTTGGAGGGCGAAGGGCGTGAATTTCGGGACGACCCGCATCGGTGCCCATGCAGGTCCTGCGCTGGTCGGCAATTTCGGCGGCAATCGTTTCTTCGACTACACGGCCTATGGCGACTCCATCAACATCGCGGCGCGGCTGGAAGCCGCCAACAAACACCTGGGCACGCGCATCTGCGTCAGCGCCAACGTCGCCAAGGCGGCTGAGAATTTTCAAGGACGTCCCGTCGGCGAGCTGATGCTGCGCGGACGCAGCGAGCCGCTGCGCGCGTTCGAGCCGTTGTTGCCGGACAAATTCGAAGCGCCGGAGACGGCGATCTATTCGGAGGCTTTCGCCAAGATGGAGGCTGGCGACGCCGCAGCCATGCCGGCCTTCGCCTCGCTGGTCGGCATGCGTGCCGACGATCCGCTGGCCGGTTTTCACCTGAAGCGCCTGCTCAACGGCGCCAAGGGCATTCGCATGCAACTGGAATAG
- a CDS encoding ABC transporter substrate-binding protein, translating to MSFMRVTILASALLTSLVGTVQAQTTLRIGIAEDPDILDPSIGRTYVGRIVFSAFCDKLFDIDEKLNIVPQLALSHETSADGKEMTIKLRPGVKFHDGEPLDAEAAKFSIERHMTLPTSFRKSELASVDHVEVVDPLTIKLVLKTPYSPLIAQLTDRSGMMVSPKAAKAAGDKFGLHPVCAGPYKFVERVQQDRMVFEKFADYWNKDNVHIDRVVFQPIIDSTVRLANLKSGALDLIERVLATDIKDVRADPKLVLSTAPELGYQGLTINIGNDKAKGPLSQSAKVRQALSLSIDREAINQVVFNGEFTPGNQWVSPTHPYYQKAFPIPGRDIAKAKALLKEAGVSLPVTVDYMVPKGTEYEAVAQVVQSMAAEAGFDIKIRAVEFATTFKQAQAGEFQVFQINWSGRIDPDGNSYIFMRSKAPQNDGGYSNPEVDKLLEEGRATSNVEERKATYAKLTKIVLDDLPIIYIYHRTLLIAHTKKLEGYRQMPDGLVRVVGLKFK from the coding sequence ATGAGCTTCATGCGTGTGACAATCCTGGCGTCGGCCCTGCTGACGTCGCTCGTGGGCACGGTCCAGGCTCAGACCACGCTTCGCATCGGGATCGCCGAAGACCCCGACATTCTCGATCCCAGCATCGGCCGCACCTATGTCGGCCGCATCGTGTTCTCCGCCTTCTGCGACAAGCTGTTCGACATCGACGAGAAGCTGAACATCGTGCCGCAGCTTGCCCTATCCCACGAGACCTCGGCGGACGGCAAGGAAATGACGATCAAGCTCCGGCCAGGCGTCAAATTCCATGACGGCGAGCCGCTGGATGCGGAGGCCGCAAAATTCTCGATCGAGCGTCACATGACGCTGCCGACCTCGTTCCGCAAGTCGGAGCTTGCCAGCGTCGACCACGTCGAGGTGGTCGATCCCCTCACCATCAAGCTGGTGCTGAAGACGCCCTACTCGCCGCTGATCGCCCAGCTCACCGACCGCTCCGGCATGATGGTCTCGCCGAAGGCGGCGAAGGCGGCCGGCGACAAGTTCGGCCTGCATCCGGTCTGCGCCGGCCCCTATAAGTTCGTCGAGCGCGTCCAGCAGGACCGCATGGTATTCGAGAAGTTCGCAGACTACTGGAACAAGGACAACGTTCACATCGATCGCGTCGTGTTCCAGCCGATCATCGACTCGACCGTGCGGCTTGCGAACCTGAAATCCGGTGCGCTCGATCTGATCGAACGCGTGCTCGCGACCGACATCAAGGACGTCCGCGCCGATCCCAAGCTGGTGCTGTCGACGGCCCCCGAGCTCGGCTATCAAGGCCTGACCATCAACATCGGCAATGACAAGGCCAAGGGGCCGCTCAGCCAGTCGGCGAAGGTGCGCCAGGCGCTCAGCCTGTCGATCGACCGCGAGGCCATCAACCAGGTCGTGTTCAACGGCGAGTTCACGCCGGGCAATCAGTGGGTCAGCCCGACGCACCCCTACTACCAGAAGGCGTTCCCCATTCCGGGCCGCGACATCGCCAAGGCCAAGGCGCTGTTGAAGGAAGCCGGCGTCAGCCTCCCCGTCACCGTCGATTACATGGTTCCCAAGGGCACCGAGTATGAGGCCGTCGCCCAGGTCGTGCAGTCCATGGCCGCGGAAGCCGGCTTCGACATCAAGATCCGCGCCGTCGAATTCGCGACCACCTTCAAGCAGGCACAGGCCGGCGAATTCCAGGTGTTTCAGATCAACTGGAGCGGCCGCATCGATCCCGACGGCAATTCCTACATCTTCATGCGCAGCAAGGCGCCGCAGAACGACGGAGGCTATTCGAACCCCGAGGTCGACAAGCTGCTGGAAGAGGGACGGGCGACATCCAACGTCGAGGAACGCAAGGCGACCTATGCCAAGCTGACCAAGATCGTGCTCGACGACCTGCCGATCATCTACATCTATCACCGCACGCTGCTGATCGCGCACACGAAGAAGCTCGAGGGCTACCGGCAGATGCCCGACGGGCTGGTGCGCGTGGTCGGGCTGAAGTTCAAGTGA
- a CDS encoding DUF1028 domain-containing protein — protein sequence MTWSIIARDPATGQFGIAVATRFFAVGARVPYIAAGLGAIATQAFVNPYFGIDGVKLLREGLNVHDVLATLLATDDGRESRQVHIMDASGEIAAHTGRDCVDWCGHIAGSGFSIAGNMLAGADVLDETAKTYIANDSLPFPRRLLAAMRAGEAAGGDKRGKQSAALLIHGDEEWPALDIRADDHPDPLGELERLERVSHELWVHFRPSMPTRQNPAGNTDRSVIDASIAAARARRS from the coding sequence ATGACCTGGTCGATCATCGCACGCGATCCTGCCACCGGCCAGTTCGGCATCGCGGTTGCGACCCGCTTCTTCGCCGTCGGCGCGCGAGTGCCCTATATCGCGGCCGGCCTCGGCGCCATCGCGACCCAGGCCTTCGTCAATCCCTATTTCGGCATCGACGGCGTGAAGTTGCTGCGCGAAGGTTTGAACGTCCATGACGTGCTCGCTACCCTCCTCGCGACCGACGACGGCCGCGAGAGCCGCCAGGTCCACATCATGGACGCCAGCGGCGAGATCGCGGCGCATACCGGGCGCGACTGCGTCGACTGGTGCGGCCACATCGCCGGCAGCGGCTTCTCGATCGCCGGCAACATGCTCGCCGGCGCCGACGTGCTCGACGAGACCGCAAAGACCTACATCGCCAATGACAGCCTGCCCTTCCCGCGCCGCCTGCTCGCCGCGATGCGCGCAGGCGAAGCCGCCGGCGGCGACAAGCGCGGCAAGCAATCGGCGGCGCTCCTGATCCACGGCGACGAAGAATGGCCGGCGCTGGATATTCGCGCCGACGACCATCCCGATCCGCTCGGCGAGCTCGAACGGCTCGAGCGCGTCAGCCACGAGCTCTGGGTTCACTTCCGCCCCTCCATGCCGACGCGGCAGAACCCGGCCGGCAACACCGATCGGAGTGTCATCGACGCCAGCATCGCTGCGGCGCGCGCGAGACGATCATGA
- a CDS encoding ABC transporter permease — MLNFLARRIAQIVPTLFFVSVLIFSLQQLLPGDPALVMAGEERDPAVIEQIRQQYKLDQPIPVQYVYWLKGVLTGNFGESLRNKMPVRELIAQKLPVTLQLGSMAILIAFFIGIPAGIVSAVRKGTAWDYGANLFALWGISTPNFWLGILLIFLFSIELGWLPASGYVPLTENWRASLAATIMPAFVLGNAISAILMRHTRSAMLQVLESDYVRTARAKGLSERSVILKHAMRNALTPVITLGALELGTLLSGAVLTEQIFSIPGFGKLIVDAVFNRDYAVVQGVVLVTATVYITLNLVADIAYILVNPRLRG, encoded by the coding sequence ATGCTGAACTTCCTCGCCCGCCGCATCGCGCAGATCGTGCCGACGCTGTTCTTCGTGTCGGTGCTGATCTTCTCGCTGCAACAGTTGCTGCCGGGCGACCCCGCGCTGGTGATGGCCGGCGAGGAGCGCGATCCCGCCGTGATCGAGCAGATCCGCCAGCAGTACAAGCTCGACCAGCCGATTCCCGTGCAATACGTCTACTGGCTCAAGGGTGTGCTGACAGGCAATTTCGGCGAGTCGCTGCGCAACAAGATGCCGGTGCGCGAGCTGATCGCGCAGAAGCTGCCGGTGACGCTGCAGCTCGGCTCGATGGCGATCCTGATCGCGTTCTTCATTGGCATTCCCGCCGGCATCGTCTCGGCCGTGAGGAAGGGTACGGCCTGGGACTACGGCGCCAACCTGTTCGCGCTGTGGGGCATCTCGACGCCGAATTTCTGGCTTGGAATTCTCCTGATCTTCCTGTTCTCGATCGAGCTCGGCTGGCTGCCGGCCTCGGGCTACGTCCCGCTGACCGAGAACTGGCGCGCGAGCTTGGCCGCCACCATCATGCCGGCCTTCGTGCTCGGCAACGCGATTTCCGCGATCCTGATGCGGCATACGCGTAGCGCGATGCTCCAGGTGCTGGAAAGCGACTACGTCCGCACCGCGCGCGCCAAGGGCCTGTCGGAGCGCTCGGTGATCCTCAAGCATGCGATGCGCAATGCCCTGACGCCCGTGATCACGCTCGGCGCGCTCGAGCTCGGCACGCTCCTGTCGGGCGCCGTGCTGACCGAGCAGATCTTCTCCATTCCCGGCTTCGGCAAGCTGATCGTCGATGCCGTGTTCAATCGCGACTATGCGGTCGTGCAGGGCGTGGTGCTGGTGACGGCCACGGTCTACATTACGCTGAATCTCGTTGCCGACATCGCCTATATCCTCGTCAATCCGCGGCTGCGGGGCTAG
- a CDS encoding ABC transporter permease produces MTDAALPAAPSATQSYELDSPARRARRRLFKRKAAVFGLVVITMFIALAVLAPIVVPYDPIATSWSLVRKPPTAAHWFGTDELGRDILSRVVYGARASLLAGLISVAIALGIGVPLGLLAGYRGGFVDALISRITDAMLACPFLILAIALAAFLGPSLGNAMIAIGISATPIFIRLTRGQVLSVKAEDYVEAARALGNPPWRIAFSHILPNILPSLLVQATLSIAAAIIAEAALSFLGLGQQPPAPSWGSMLNAAQRFLTQAPWMAIWPGLAIFLVVLSLNLLGDGLRDALDPRQR; encoded by the coding sequence ATGACCGACGCCGCGCTGCCCGCCGCCCCCTCCGCCACGCAGAGCTATGAGCTCGACAGCCCCGCGCGCCGCGCGCGGCGGCGGCTGTTCAAGCGCAAGGCCGCCGTGTTCGGGCTCGTCGTGATCACGATGTTCATCGCGCTGGCAGTCCTTGCGCCCATCGTCGTGCCCTATGACCCCATCGCGACGAGCTGGAGCCTCGTGCGCAAACCGCCGACCGCGGCGCACTGGTTCGGCACCGACGAGCTCGGCCGCGACATCCTCAGCCGCGTCGTCTACGGCGCGCGCGCCTCCCTGCTCGCAGGCCTCATCTCGGTCGCGATCGCGCTCGGCATCGGCGTGCCGCTCGGCCTGCTCGCCGGCTATCGCGGCGGTTTTGTCGATGCGCTGATCAGCCGCATCACCGATGCGATGCTGGCCTGCCCGTTTTTGATCCTGGCGATCGCGCTCGCCGCGTTCCTCGGTCCGAGCCTCGGCAACGCCATGATCGCGATCGGCATCTCGGCCACGCCGATCTTCATCCGGCTGACCCGCGGCCAGGTACTGAGCGTCAAGGCCGAGGACTATGTCGAGGCCGCACGAGCGCTCGGCAACCCGCCCTGGCGGATCGCGTTCTCACATATCCTGCCGAACATCCTGCCTTCGCTATTGGTGCAGGCGACGCTCTCTATCGCGGCGGCCATCATCGCCGAGGCCGCGCTGTCGTTCCTCGGCCTCGGCCAGCAGCCGCCGGCGCCGTCCTGGGGCAGCATGCTCAATGCGGCACAACGCTTCCTGACCCAGGCGCCGTGGATGGCGATCTGGCCGGGCCTTGCGATCTTCCTCGTGGTTCTGTCGCTGAATCTGCTCGGCGACGGCCTGCGCGACGCGCTCGACCCAAGGCAGCGCTAG